In Vibrio atlanticus, the following proteins share a genomic window:
- a CDS encoding recombinase family protein, with the protein MIYGYLRASTTEQDANRARTYLERFADEQKVTVDEYFVENASGRDFERPILNQMIDIAKSGDTILVEQLDRLTRLSTDDWEKLKIKLVKSGVSIVAVDIPTSYQLLKKSDSVSDELTSIIFKKINELLFDVLAVIASKDYEDRRRRQAEGIEKAQKEGKYKGKQQTQETVDKCLKANEYITINGLSQLKACQLAGVSISTWRRFHKRN; encoded by the coding sequence ATGATTTATGGGTATTTAAGAGCTTCAACTACCGAACAAGATGCAAATCGAGCAAGAACGTATCTTGAAAGGTTTGCTGATGAGCAAAAAGTGACTGTTGATGAGTATTTCGTTGAAAATGCTTCTGGTCGAGATTTTGAACGACCAATCTTGAATCAGATGATCGACATTGCCAAGAGTGGCGACACCATTCTCGTTGAGCAGTTAGATCGATTAACTCGCCTATCAACTGATGATTGGGAAAAGCTGAAAATCAAGCTAGTTAAGTCTGGTGTTTCCATTGTTGCTGTCGATATCCCAACAAGCTATCAACTTCTAAAAAAGAGCGACTCAGTATCTGATGAGCTTACCAGCATTATCTTCAAGAAAATTAATGAGCTTCTTTTTGACGTACTTGCCGTAATTGCCTCAAAAGACTACGAAGACCGAAGAAGACGACAAGCTGAAGGAATTGAGAAAGCGCAAAAGGAAGGAAAGTATAAGGGTAAGCAGCAAACCCAAGAGACTGTTGATAAATGCCTTAAAGCTAATGAATACATAACTATCAACGGTCTATCCCAGCTCAAGGCTTGCCAGTTAGCGGGAGTTTCTATTTCGACTTGGAGGAGGTTTCACAAACGCAACTAA